A window of Brassica oleracea var. oleracea cultivar TO1000 unplaced genomic scaffold, BOL UnpScaffold00579, whole genome shotgun sequence contains these coding sequences:
- the LOC106319716 gene encoding uncharacterized protein LOC106319716, with amino-acid sequence MDVVERRISSCYAKLPWIFKGSALYQINLVKAATARAFIPKELRLVEAFGYTLGGFFLASYDDSPAGVFDELVVIAGTVWNPPTSCAWAARVLVNSDEACHHGRKEVGLPSQVARFSKKITAVPKGKRERTFGLLDTFTLGTSMSHPEDMVEVKVSEVDGAASADICSIKFRSDEMEKKLGNWMGPAIKMSLPSFSGNTKYFPNLLKYSCHLQCRVRPVRPAVVSHPLDNETDSGENIHSSQELHENERRLSVAVMLSKPIIALEFKDLTMQVEAPVVV; translated from the exons ATGGATGTTGTAGAGAGAAGGATTTCATCCTGCTATGCCAAACTTCCATGGATATTCAAAGGAAg TGCCTTATATCAGATTAATCTTGTGAAGGCTGCGACTGCTCGAGCATTCATCCCTAAGGAGCTTCGATTAGTTGAAGCTTTTGG ATACACTCTTGGTGGGTTTTTCCTCGCTAGCTACGATGATAGCCCCGCTGGTGTCTTCGATGAG CTTGTGGTGATTGCAGGAACTGTATGGAACCCTCCTACATCATGCGC ATGGGCCGCAAGGGTGCTTGTAAACAGTGATGAGGCTTGTCATCACGGACGCAAG GAAGTAGGACTACCAAGCCAAGTTGCAAGATTTTCAAAA AAAATAACAGCAGTTCCAAAGGGGAAAAGGGAGAGAACTTTTGGTTTATTGGACACATTTACGCTAGGAACTTCTATGTCTCACCCTGAAGATATGGTGGAGGTTAAGGTTAGTGAAGTTGATGGTGCTGCTTCTGCTGATATCTGCAGTATCAAATTTAGATCAGACG AAATGGAGAAAAAACTCGGAAACTGGATGGGACCAGCAATCAAAATGTCACTACCGAGTTTTAG TGGAAATACAAAGTACTTTCCGAACCTGCTCAAATATTCATGCCACCTCCAGTGCAG GGTGAGGCCGGTGAGACCTGCGGTAGTATCACATCCTTTGGACAATGAGACAGATTCAGGAGAGAATATTCACTCATCACAAGAGTTGCATGAAAATGAAAGGAGGTTAAGTGTAGCTGTAATGCTATCAAAACCAATCATAGCTCTTGAATTTAAAGACTTAACAATGCAAGTAGAAGCTCCTGTTGTAGTTTAA
- the LOC106319714 gene encoding serine carboxypeptidase-like 45: protein MSPPLQCFTISFAIVLFLSFSSVLSHSDRITRLPGQPRVGFQQYSGYVTVDENKQRALFYYLAEAETDPINKPLVLWLNGGPGCSSLGVGAFSENGPFRPKGPVLVKNQHSWNQEANMLYLETPVGVGFSYSTQYESVNDEITARDNLVFLQRWFLKFPHYLNRSLFITGESYAGHYVPQLAELMIQYNQKHHLFNLRGIAIGNPVLEFSTDFNSRAEYFWSHGLISDSTYKMFTSYCNYSRYVSEYYRGSMSSICAKVMSQVSTETSRFVDKYDVTLDVCIPSVLSQSKVVSPNQVGESVDVCVEDETVKYLNRRDVQEALHARLVGVREWTVCSNVLDYQLLDVEIPTINIVGSLVQAGVPVLVYSGDQDSVIPLTGSRTLVSRLAKRLGLRTSVPYRVWFAGQQVGGWTQVYGNVLSFATVRGASHEVPFSQPQRSLVLFKAFLDSHPLPEEF, encoded by the exons ATGTCTCCTCCTCTCCAATGCTTTACAATATCCTTTGCCATAGTCCTGTTTCTGAGCTTCTCCAGTGTTCTGTCTCACTCCGACCGGATCACCCGTCTACCCGGTCAACCCCGGGTCGGATTCCAGCAGTACTCTGGTTATGTCACCGTCGACGAAAATAAACAGAGGGCTCTGTTTTACTACTTGGCCGAAGCTGAAACCGATCCCATTAATAAGCCTCTGGTTCTCTGGCTCAATGGAG GACCTGGATGTTCATCTTTGGGTGTTGGTGCATTCTCAGAGAACGGACCATTTAGACCAAAAGGACCTGTTTTGGTCAAGAATCAACATAGCTGGAACCAAG AGGCAAATATGTTGTATCTAGAGACACCTGTTGGAGTTGGATTCTCATATTCAACTCAGTATGAGAGTGTGAATGATGAAATCACTG CAAGAGACAACCTTGTGTTCTTGCAAAGATGGTTCCTCAAGTTCCCTCACTATCTCAATCGAAGTCTCTTCATCACTGGCGAAAGCTATGCTG GCCATTATGTTCCCCAACTAGCTGAGCTTATGATTCAGTACAACCAGAAGCACCATCTGTTCAATCTCAGAGGAATTGCT ATTGGCAATCCGGTTCTGGAGTTTTCAACTGACTTCAATTCCCGAGCTGAGTACTTCTGGTCTCACGGCTTGATCTCGGACTCGACTTACAAAATGTTCACTTCTTACTGTAATTACTCACGCTATGTGAGTGAGTACTATAGAGGGTCAATGTCTAGTATCTGCGCTAAAGTGATGAGCCAAGTTAGCACTGAGACTAGTAGATTTGTTGACAAGTATGATGTCACTCTCGACGTCTGTATTCCCTCTGTGCTATCTCAATCCAAAGTCGTAAGCCCTAAC CAAGTGGGAGAATCTGTGGATGTATGTGTTGAAGATGAGACGGTGAAATATCTAAACCGAAGAGATGTGCAGGAAGCTCTTCATGCTCGGCTCGTGGGAGTACGCGAATGGACAGTTTGCAGCAA TGTGCTTGATTACCAACTGCTTGATGTGGAAATACCGACCATTAACATCGTAGGGAGCCTTGTTCAAGCTGGAGTTCCTGTTCTTGTGTACAGTGGAGATCAAGATTCAGTGATCCCGTTGACAGGAAGTAGAACCTTAGTGAGCAGATTGGCCAAACGATTGGGACTGAGAACAAGTGTGCCTTATCGAGTCTGGTTTGCAGGACAACAG GTTGGTGGCTGGACTCAAGTCTATGGAAATGTCTTGTCATTTGCAACAGTGCGAGGAGCTTCACACGAGGTCCCATTCTCACAGCCTCAGAGATCACTAGTGCTATTTAAAGCGTTCTTGGATAGTCATCCTCTTCCTGAAGAGTTCTGA